Genomic window (Paraglaciecola psychrophila 170):
GCTCAGTGGCTTGACCATAAACTGCAAAATAGTACAGCAAAATGGCGAATTGTGAGCATGCATCATCCAGTATTTTCATCATGCGGAATGCCACTAGATACTCCCGGTCAGGACGAACCTGATGTTCGTGCCGCTTTTTTACCCGTATTTTTAAAGCATAATGTTGACCTAATATTACAGGGGCACGATCATACTTACTCTCGCGGCAGCATAGGCACTGCAGATGATATAAACAAAATTGCTGGACCAAACGAGCCTAAAAAAGTTAGGTCAGTATTTTTGACCACAGTAGCAAGTCCTAAAACATATCCTCAAAAGCCTAACCGTTGGCAAGAATACCGTCATTATGGTGTGAAGCTTGAACGCATAGGTGAAAACACACCGACCTACCAAATCATTAAAAAGACAGGTAATCAGCTTAAATATCAGTCTTTTACCTCAGATGGTAAATTGTACGATGGTTTTATCTTAGAAAAAACAAAAAGGGACAAAACACCTTACAAGTTCAGGTAGGTCTGCCTTTACAACGCACTTTTGCTAACACTGGCCCTTACAAGAGCCACCATGACTTAGCGGAATAACGCACTAAAAATATCGACAAAAGAAAGTCACGTACTTTATTCATAAAGCTTATAAAGAGCAGATATCTGACTGATACACAGTCCACAATAAGCAAGCTAGTATTGTCACTCACTGTGAATATTGTCAAAAATTGCAGTGGGTTTACTGTCAACTCGGGCATCGCACTTAATCTGCGTTACCGACTGTTATGTTCAATGACTCCGTCATGCATTATCTTTGTTACGACTCCAATTAATAGTGTCATTTAAAAAGCAGGGTATTCCAATCAAGTGTTCGTTAAAAAGTCAGTGTCATTATCTTGCGCCATTTGGATAAACTGATTTAAGTATGTGGGACGTTGTTCATTTTTTCTAAAACCGAGGTGAATTGTTTTGTAAATTCCTTTTTTACCCAAGCTCACTGGGCAAATATCTAATGTACCTTGGTAGCTTTCAACTAACCATTTGGGTAATGCAGAAAACCCCCTGCCCGCTGCGACCATTTGTAACAGGATTTCTGTGGTTTCTATTTGCACATGCTTTTTAATGGCTATGCCAGCAGGGTGACAAAACTGACTGAATATATCCAATCGAGAAGGCTCAACAGGGTAGGTAATGATCACTTCATTGCTCAAGTCAAACGGCTCTACCCAAGGTTTACTTGCTAAAGAGTGCGTTTTTGGCACCACCAATACATGTTCGTAGTCGAATACGGGGACATATTCCAAGGCGAGGCTATATAACGGGTCCGGCGTGACTAACATATCAATATCATACCCTAGCAATGCTCCCATACCGCCAAATTGAAAGCGTTGCCTGACATCTAAGTCCACATCTGGGAATTGCTTTAAAAACGGGCCAACAATATTTAGTAGCCATTGATAACAAGGATGACATTCCATGCCAATTCTCAAACTGCCTTGTCCTCCTCCAGCAATGTTCCTAATAATTTGTTCACTGTGTTCAAATTGAGGTAACAACCGTTGTGCCAAATTGAGCAAGGTATGACCCGCTTGAGTCAGGCGCAGGCGTCGCCCTTCTTTTATCCACAGCGGTGTCCCAAAATAATTTTCGAGCTTTTTAATAGCATGACTCAGTGCCGATTGTGACAAACATAATTGTTCAGCGGCTTCGGTTAAGGTGCCTAACTGATGTACCGTACGAATAATCATTAAGTGGGAACGCTCTAACATAGGATAAATTGCTTCTTAATTAAGATAGAATAAACATTATTACATGAATAAAATTCATAGTAGATTGAAAATACACCATTATTTTGATTAATAAAACTCGCTATTTTTGTTGTCATTCCTATTTACAACCGATGTTTATTATTTGGTGCTTTGCCACTGCTTTAGAGTTTATTCACTATCAATAAATTACATGCCTATACGCCTGGCTCAGGTCGATTTTACAGGTAAGTGAATTATTGCTAAGTTTAACAATCGGTTAGGTATTTGTTTTTCGATAAATCGACGATTGAACCGATAACAGAACTCATCAAAGTATTCTTGTAGGTATTTTCCGGTTACACCATGAAACGTACCTAACAAAAACGTTTTTAAATTTCCGATGGCTATATGTACCCACGGTAACCATTCATCAACTAAATAACCCGGGGTTACTCTTGCCTCATAGTTTTCTGTTTGACCTATAATATTCAATGCCGGCAATGCATCAGAATGAACTTGTTGGCCTTGTTTCAAGTGTTTCTTGACGAATTCATTCACGCTAAAATGACAAATGCTATCGACCACTGCCATTGCGATAAATCCTGCTTTTTTATCCTTACTTTCACAGGCTATCAGCACATTCTTTTTTCCTGCTGCTCCGCGTCCTCGTTTGCCTTTTTGTCTACCGCCAACCAGAGCGTCGTCTAGCTCTATTGTGCCACTTAATTGATATAAACTATCTCTATGCCCCATAGCCGTTTTAAGTTTCTTTAAAATCAGCCTCGCGGTTCGCCAATTGACTTCTATTAATTTACTGAGTCTCAGTGCTGAGATACTTCCCTTATCAGAGCCAAAGAGAATAGATAGCCCAAAACCACTGGTTCAAAGTGATTTTGCTGCCGTAAAAAAGTGTTCCTGACATGACTGAGGTCTGCTTTTTACATTGTGTACACTCGTATAAATGATGACTTGTAATTTCATAGCTATGGTTATTGCCACAACCAGGGCAAATAAAGCCATTTGGCCATTTCATTTGTTGCAAGTATTTTAAGCAATCATCTTCTGTACTAAACTGTTTTTGCCAAGCTAAAAAGCTTGCTTCTGACATGTTCATGGTAATGGTTACCTATACAGGGTGTTTGTATATACAGTACAGTTCAGTCCTGAGTTATCTGCATAGGCATAATAAATTATATCTTTTCTTCAACAATTATAACTTTTATACCTATTATTTTTAAGTGAGGGTTTGTCGGTATGGTCGTCAGTGTTAATAGGGAATCTCTGCTAATAATTGTTAAATAACCTAAAACTCTCAGTTTACAAAGCAACGACTCCTAGGCACATGCCTTTAAAATGTCAATTAAAAGCGACGGGGGAAAACAAAAAACAAGATTTGTATTCAGGCGCTGTTCTCCATAACCCCTAACAAGTCTTTGTTTCTAAAGTGAAATACCACATAATTAAACGTATATTTACTAGACAATTAGTCCCTACAAGAATAAGTTAGTGTTTGAATATAAATTGCAAATTTGTATAACAAAGGATTGAAGATTTGATAGAAATACCCTCACAGAAACCTAACGCAAAATGGAAGTTCTAATAATAGATGGTCAGGCTTTGGTGCATAGTGTTGTTAGAGGTGCTTTGCTTGATGCGGGTATTGAAAAGGTACAAAGCGCCCACAATGCCTATTCAGCATTGAGGTTATGTCAGGTAACACGTTTCGACATGATATTGATCGCCTTTGACGTTAAAAGTGACAAAGATGGGTTTAATTTACTAGAAGAAATGAAGTTTAAGGGGTACATCACTAAAACTACTTGTGTGGTGTTTCTCAGTACAGATACCACCCAAGGTCTAGTCAATTGTGTAGTGGAAATGGAGCCCACTGACTTTTGGGTCAAGCCACTGGATCGTTCTAAAGTCGAAAAACGTATTCATCAAATCATCACAATCGAAAAAAGTTTTATTCTTTGCGCTATTGTTTTGACCAAGGCGAGTACCCAACTGTTATTTATTACTCAGAGCGCCAGTTACAATATGCCTCGTTGTCATTATATTATCCACAAATTAATCGACTGATTGGCAAAAGTTTATTTAATATTAAGGAATATTATGGAGCACAAGAGTTCTATGAAAAACTGGCTAAAAATTACTCTTACGCTTGGGTGCAGATGGGATTAGCATCGACCTTACTCAAACAAAATAAAATAGATGAAGCAACTGAATTAACCGCTGTGCTTCTAAAAAGAGACGATACAAAATTTGCTACTTACGACCTACTGACCGAATTTCATATCGATAATGAGGATTACCAACTAGGTTACGAAATCATTCAAGAGGCAACCAAATTAGCGCCCCGTAGTATTGAACGAAATAAAAAGTCATGGAATTTAGCTAGGTTAAACCATGACAGAATGGGGCAATATTTAGCGACAATAAATATCGCAAAACATGTGAAAAACTCCATTCATGACACACCATATTTGCAATTAAACGTTATCCGCTCTGGTTTAGAACTTGCGGCAACTTTATCTGAAATTGAATCAAATAAGTTGTTAATCAACACAGAAAAAACTCTGGTTCGATTAAAGCAGGACTTTGGTAACGCAACAGATTTGGGCGATCAGATCACTATTGTTGAAGTGAGACTTCTTAACTTGCGCAAGAATAAAAAGCAGGCAGAGCAAATTATGCTGTCGCATACCCGCGCCAATGCCCTTAAAAATTTCGAAGACAATCTAGATAAGGTCAAAGCTTTTCATGAAGTTGGTTTGTGGGAGCAATCGATGCTGCTACTTGAACAGATGAAAGGTGATATGGGGCATAACTATTTTACCGGTAAAGTACTGGCTGAATATCTAGAGCAGGAATCCAAAGAACGACAAGACATTCGTTACAGTCCAAAAGAATTAGGTGAGATGGCTTCATCACATTATAAAAACAAACGCTATAAACCTGCATACAATCTGCTGTGTCAAGCCTCACAGTTGTCACCTAACAATGCCAACGTTGCTATCAGCCTGTTAAAAGTAATCGCTGTATTAGCGGAGCTAGAGGGCTTAAACGAGGAAGAAACACAGTGTGTGGCAAACTGTTTGCAGGCTTTAAAGCAGATATCGTTATCTGAAGGACAACAGGCTAAACTAGAGGGTTGCACTAACAGATTGAATATCGTATCCGCTACTCCTAAGTAACATGTTGCCTGTAAGACTTCATTTGACCTTAATTTCACCGAGCTTTTAACCGCGTCTTTAAGCACGATAGTAGTCAAAGTTTCAACTCTAAGTGACTAGTCCTCAATACATTAGCCAGTATAGGTATGAATTAAAATAGCAGTCCTATGGTTTGTAAATATGCTTATTAAAACACCTAAGCTATAAATCAAAGTTAGCGACGCTCACTACCCATTAGTTAAAAACCAAGATGCTAACTTTCATATCTAAGACATTTCCTTGTATCATTAGCTATGTTTTTTAGTCCAAAGCTGTTGAATTATGTATTACTCACT
Coding sequences:
- a CDS encoding LysR family transcriptional regulator — encoded protein: MLERSHLMIIRTVHQLGTLTEAAEQLCLSQSALSHAIKKLENYFGTPLWIKEGRRLRLTQAGHTLLNLAQRLLPQFEHSEQIIRNIAGGGQGSLRIGMECHPCYQWLLNIVGPFLKQFPDVDLDVRQRFQFGGMGALLGYDIDMLVTPDPLYSLALEYVPVFDYEHVLVVPKTHSLASKPWVEPFDLSNEVIITYPVEPSRLDIFSQFCHPAGIAIKKHVQIETTEILLQMVAAGRGFSALPKWLVESYQGTLDICPVSLGKKGIYKTIHLGFRKNEQRPTYLNQFIQMAQDNDTDFLTNT
- a CDS encoding response regulator, translated to MEVLIIDGQALVHSVVRGALLDAGIEKVQSAHNAYSALRLCQVTRFDMILIAFDVKSDKDGFNLLEEMKFKGYITKTTCVVFLSTDTTQGLVNCVVEMEPTDFWVKPLDRSKVEKRIHQIITIEKSFILCAIVLTKASTQLLFITQSASYNMPRCHYIIHKLID
- a CDS encoding tetratricopeptide repeat protein; protein product: MSLYYPQINRLIGKSLFNIKEYYGAQEFYEKLAKNYSYAWVQMGLASTLLKQNKIDEATELTAVLLKRDDTKFATYDLLTEFHIDNEDYQLGYEIIQEATKLAPRSIERNKKSWNLARLNHDRMGQYLATINIAKHVKNSIHDTPYLQLNVIRSGLELAATLSEIESNKLLINTEKTLVRLKQDFGNATDLGDQITIVEVRLLNLRKNKKQAEQIMLSHTRANALKNFEDNLDKVKAFHEVGLWEQSMLLLEQMKGDMGHNYFTGKVLAEYLEQESKERQDIRYSPKELGEMASSHYKNKRYKPAYNLLCQASQLSPNNANVAISLLKVIAVLAELEGLNEEETQCVANCLQALKQISLSEGQQAKLEGCTNRLNIVSATPK